In Methanofastidiosum sp., the genomic stretch TATTATGATCTGGTATAAGCTCTGGGTCATAAATAATAATGCCTTCTCTTTTTGTTCTTGATGCATACTTAAAGAATGCTTCTTGGCTCATTATTATAGAAACTGATGCCGATTCAACTTTTGGGTAGTCAATCTCTTCATCAGAGACAACTACTTCAGAACGTGTTGACCCACCTCTTGCCTCAGGCCCGTAAGATTGAGTCTGAACTGCATTAAAACCTTCAAAAACTGCTGCTTTGCCAACAATAACGCCAGATAGAATTATCCCTTGACCGCCAAACCCGCTTATCCTTATACCTGCCTTCATTTTAATTCTCCGCAGAATTTATTATACTTGGTGTTAAAGTCCTCTTTTTCAATATCTACAAGTTCTCCAATTACCATTTTATCGGTAGTTTTTCCCTCAGCCAACATTTTTTCATAAATCTTAATATTGATAGTTGACTCCTTGAAATGTTTTGTCATATCAAGAGTCGTCCCCATCTTGTTTAGTCTTCCATATGAAGTCGGGCATGGGGATAAAACTTCAACGAAAGAGAATCCAGTTTTTTGAAGGGCTTTTTTGATTGAACTGATGCATTGAACGGGGTGCGCTGTGGTCCATCTGGCAACATAGGGGGCTCCTATGACCTTTGCCATCATTGAAAGATCTATTGGGTATTCTATGTTTCCATATGGGGTTGTTGTTGTCTTTGATTTCAGAGGCGTTGTGGGTGCGACTTGACCCCCGGTCATGCCGTAGATGAAGTTATTGATGGAAATCACAGTAATATCGACATTCCTCCTAATTGCATGGAGAAAATGATTCCCCCCTATGGCGCCGCAATCCCCATCGCCAGTGAATACTATGACTTTTAGTTCTGGGTTTGCAAGCTTTACACCTGTAGCGTAAGGTATTGCCCTTCCGTGCAAAGAGTGAAGGCCGTCAGAATAGATGTACCCAGGCACACGGGATGAGCATCCTATGCCGGATACAAAAACAGTCTTATTCATATCAATATTCAGGTCATGAATCGCACGAAGGGAAAAGTTCATTACACTTCCAATTCCGCAACCGGTGCAGAATATTGTAGGAAGCATGTCCTTCCTGAGGTACTTCTCTATGACTATATCATTTGAAATAAATGCCAATTTATTCCTCCTCCTCAATGAATTTCAGTATCTCGTATGGAGTATGAATTGCACCACCAATCTTTGGTGCAGATATAACTCTAATATCCTTTCCAACAGCTTCTCTGATTGGATGGATCATCTGTCCAAGATTCATCTCAGGCACAATTATCGTGTGGGCATTTCTCAAAAGCTCTTTCATCTTTTGATAATGGAAGGGCCATATTGTTATAAGCCTGATATGCCCAACTTTTATTCCGTTCTTTCTAGCCTTCTTGACAGCACTGGCCGCGGGTCTCGAAGTTGTGCCGTAAGAAATTACTATGATTTCGGCATCTTCAAGAAAATGGTCTTCATGATACCAGATAATATCCATATCGTCCTCTACCTTTTCAATCAGTCTTCTGACAAGCTCTTCGTGTACATCGGCCGATGTGGTAACAGGAAAACCTCTCTTATCGTGCGTTAGCCCTGTGACATATGTTCTATAACCAGAGCCAAATGGCGCAAATTCAGGGACTTTTGATGATCTAGTAAATCCTGTCCTGTACGGCCTATATTTATCAGGCCCTATTGTGGCAGGGACTCTCTCATCAACCTTAACTTTTGTGATTTCAGGCAACACAACTTTTTCCCTCATGTGTCCGATTTCTGCATCCAATAGCAGAATTACTGGAACCCTATAGTCCTCAGAGAGATTGAATGCTTCAATTGTCAGATCAAGAGTTTCTTGGACAGATTTTGGTGCAAGTGCAATTAACTGGTGGTCACCGTGTGTACCCCACATTGCCTGCATCACATCACCCTGGGCAGCTTCTGTAGGTTGTCCTGTACTTGGGCCTCCTCTCTGTACATTTACAATGACACACGGTATCTCTGCCATGCATGCATACCCTATGCACTCCTGCATCAGTGAAAATCCAGGTCCGCTTGTTGCAGTCATGGATTTCACACCTGTGCAAGACGCCCCGATCACGGCAGCAATACTTGCTATCTCATCTTCCATCTGGACATAAACTCCACCAAGTCTTGGCATCCATAGTGCCATGCCTTCGGCAACTTCAGTGGCCGGTGTGATAGGGTAGCCTGCAAAGAATCTACAGTCAGCTATTAATGCGCCGTAGACAGCTGCTTCGTCACCCTGTATGAAAAGATTTTTTTTACCTAAAAGCCTAATAACATCATTTGTCATTTTTATCCTCCACAATAATTGCAAAGTCAGGGCACATCAATTCGCATAAGTGGCATCTAATACAATTTTCAGGAAACTTCACTTCAGGAGGAAATACTCCCTTTTTGCTCAGTTTTTCAGATTTAACGTAAACTTTTTTTGGACAATATTCCACACACAAAAGACACCCTTTGCAGTAGTTTGTGTTGACATGAATCAAGAAATCACCATAATAATGTAGAAAAGAAATTTAAATCTTTTATAAACTTTATCATTAAAATGATTATTTCAACTTAAGCAAGAAAAATAATAGAGCATTTGTCCAATAAATGCTACTTTTATCGGCCATATTCAATATGCGCCTTTGCCAAATGTCTTGCTGAAAGTGCCCCTAGGAGGGATATCTCACCAGCTAAAACTGTTGCAGCACATATCTCTGAGAATGCTTTTGAGTTATCACCGCTATTTTTTCCGCCACCCGAAATCCCAAGTATATTGAGTGCTTCTTTTTGTGTTTCAATTTTAGTCCCGCCGCCGACAGTTGCAACTTCAAGCGATGGTAGTGTGACTGCAAAGTAGACACCTTTTTTATCCTCTTCAACTGTTGTAAATCCCTGGCTCCCTTCAACTACCTGGGCAATGTCTTGGCCTGTGGCCAAAAAGATTGCAGCGATCATATTTGCAAAATGGGAATTGAATCCGTATGACCCCGCCTGGGCCGAACCAAGCAGATTCTTTCTATAGTTTACATCAATTAGAGTGCTTGCGTCGGTCTTTAGTTTATCCTGGACTATCTCTAGGGGTATCACGACTTCAGCGGTAATGCTTTTGCCCCTACCTTCAATAAGATTAATTGCAGAAGATTTTTTATCTGTGCAGAGATTGCCTGAGAGTGAAACGCATTTGACCTCTGGAAACTTATCCTCAATCATTTTTAATGCGGCGTCAGTTCCTATCGTTACCCCGTTCATGCCCATGGAGTCGCCTGTATCATAGACAAATCGCAAGAAGAGGTTTCTACCCACAAGATATGGGATTATCTTCTGAAGCTTTCTAAATCGTGAGTCTTTTTCAGCTTCCTTTTTAATTTTATCAAAATTGTTATCAATGAATTCAGTTATTTTGTAATAATCCCTTGAAGATGCGAGTCTTATAACTGGCGCCCTTGTCATTCCATTTCTAAATATTGTTGTTATCGCTCCACCTGATGCAGTAATAACTGAGGCCCCTCTATTTGTACTTGCAAGAAGTGCCCCTTCTGATGTTGCCATGGGAACATAAAAATCACCTTTTGCATAATTTCCATTGACTCTTAGAGGCCCTATGACACCCATTGGAACCTGCACCGCACCAATCATATTCTCTATGTTCTTACCAAATAGATTATCTGGATCAAGAGAGTATCTGCCTATGTAATCCAGAGTAACGTTCTTTATTTTCTGGATTGCCTCTCTTCTTATCTCAACTGCTTCCTTGGGAGTTTTGGTAAACTTTTCAATTTGGTATATTTTTATCTCGCCACTGAGTACCTTATTCAAAATCTCTTCTTTTTCCATCATATCCTCTCATGGGTGGGCGTACTCAACTATTGGCCTAAACTTGTAGCCATAACATATTATCCCGTTATCGTTATATTCCATTATCTTCCTTGTTACCATTTCAACTTCCATGCCAATCTCAAGCTCTTCTGCCCTGGCATCAGTTATCTGGGCAGTAATGATAGGCCCTTCCATGAGCTCTATTAGTGCCACCGCAAATGGAAGATTATACTTGTGTTCCTTTGGGGGACTGTTTATATTTGTGAAAGAGACAATCTTACCTCTCCCAATGAACTGATAATTTTCAGAGTTTCTGCTTCTGCACTTAGGACAAACAACCCTGTAAGGAAACGATAGTATTTTGCAATCCTTACATTTTGAGCCTACGAGCCTATACCGTCTAACTTGTTCTCTCCAGTGCCTTGGAACGTCCATCTTAATCACCCCTCTCAAGTACGCATACAGATATTGTGGCTCCGCTGCCGCCTATGTTTTCAGCCAATCCTCTTTCGGCGTCAACTCGACCATCACCTCTAAGGCTATAAACAAGCTCCCCTATCTGGTATACGCCTGTTGCACCGACAGGATGCCCTCTTGCCTTAAGACCGCCGTAGAGATTTATAGGAAGCTCTCCTCCAATATAATTCTGGCCTTCTAACGCCATTTTTGTACCCTGCCCTTTCTTTGCAAATCCCATATCTTCTAATGATAGGGCGCTCATAATAGAAAACGCGTCATGAATCTCAGCTATATCGATATCCTTGGGTGTAACGCCCGCCATTTTGTAGGCCTTCTTACTAGCATTGACCGCTGCTGAAAGGGTGGTCATATATTTTCTGTCGTGAACTCCTAGTGTGTCAGTGGCAAGTCCAAGCCCTGAAACAATGATTGGAGTATCTGTAAATTCTCTGGCCTTTTTCTCAGAGCAAAGAATCACTGAAGCTGCACCATCACAAATCGGGGCGCAGTCCATAAGTGTAAGGGGATCCGCTATTGTAGGAGAATTAATAACTGCCTCAAGGGATATTTCCTTTCTGTACATGGCATGCTTGCTGAAAGGTGCGTTCTTGTGAGATATTACAGGAAATATTGAAAGCTCTTCTCTTTTCACATTGAACTCGTGCATGTAGCGCCTCATAACTAGAGCGTTTAGTGCTACAAAAGAAACACCGTGAAACGCCTCGTAGTCTCTGTCTGATGCATTGGCAAGAATTGAAGTAGTTTTTGATGGAAGAACATCTGTCATCTTTTCAACGCCAGTCACAAGAACATAATCATACATTCCTGACTTTACACCCATGTAGCCTTCAATGAAAGCGGCTCCTCCTGACCCACATGCAGCTTCAACTTTTACAGCAGGTATTGGGCCAAGCCCAGCGAAATCTGCTATCAATGCGCCAAGGTGCTCCTGTTCTATGAAAGGTCCAGATGACATGTTTCCAACATAAAGTGCATCTACTTTGTCTATACCACTGTCTTCAAATGCCATCCATATAGACTCTATTGCAAGATCCCTCAAGGATTTTTCCCAGTGCTCTCCAACTTTTCCAAGCCCAACTCCAATTACGGCAACATTATCGTCCATTTGCTCACATCCTTATCTTCTTTCTATACCTTGCATAATGTGCATAGTCGATCTCTTCCCTTCTTTCAATATAGGATTTAACTGAAGGGGCCTTAACTTTCCTATCGGCAAGTTTATCTGTGACTTCAAGAGAAAATGAATCGCTTCCAGCCCCAGACCCATAAGATGTGCAAAAAATCTTATCGCCTGCTTTGGCTGTATCAAGAACAGCAGCCAGTCCCAAAAGCGCAGAGCCGGCATAGGTGTTACCTATATAGGGTGAAATCAGACCGTCAAGGACCTTTTCCTTTGGGAATCCAAGTATCTTTGCAGCTTGCAGCGGAAACTTCCTGTTTGGCTGATGGAATATTGCATAATCATAATCGTCTGGTTTTGTCCCAAGTTCCTCCATAAGCGCCTTTGAGCAACTTATAACATGTTTAAAGTATGAAGGTTCCCCTGTGAACCTGTTTCCATGCTTTGGGTAATGCTCATGCTGCCTCCTCCAGAAATCAGGCGTATCTGTAACATAGGATAGCGAACCATCAATGACAGCTAAGCTTTCTTTTGCGCTACCTATAATATATCCGGCTCCGCCTGCGGCGGCTGTGTATTCAAGGGCATCACTTGGAGCCCCTTGAGCAGTGTCAACTCCTATACCGAGAGCGTACTTTGCCATGTCTGAGCCAACATAGGCTATGCATGCCTGGACTGTTTCACTTCCCGCCTTACATGCAAACTCCCAGTCGGCAGCGTTGACAAGTGGCGTTGCTGCAATAGCTTCTGCTACTATTGTAGAAGTCGGTTTTACGGCGTATGGTTTAGATTCAGTACCAACCCAAACAGCCTTCAAATCTTGTGGATCAATTTCCGCCCTCATTAAGGCATTTCTAGCTATTTCGATGGCTATTGTGACAGAATCTTCATCAGCGCCTGGCACTGATTTTTCTCTTATTGGTACAAGATTTGGGTCGTTTCCCCATACTCTTGCAATTTCCGTGTTCTGTATCCTATATTTTGGAACATAAGCACCATAACCTACAATACCTACAGATTTACTAGGTTTCATTAAATTCCTCCTCCAACAAACACCGAGCTACTACAGATAAAAGAGATATAATTGGTATGATATAATAGATGGAAAATAAAATATATATAAATATTTCGGTATTAGTGAAATATTCTATCGGCAAGAAACGTTATTTTATTATTTCCTTTATGTATATTGACTTTTCCTTGTTTAAATCAATCTTGATCTTGTCGAGGTCGATCTTACCGATGAGGTTTGTGCCGTCAAACTCCTCGCCTGTCGGCCCGTAAGCCTTGTCTTCCTTTAATCTGACCCCTATTAGGCCCTTGTGCTGCCTAGACATGTTTGTGACGCCAACATCCCCCCTATTTGACAGGCCGGTAGGTGTATTTTCAGGAGTGAGCCCGCCAGCTTCAACAGTGCCACCTTCAAATGCGACAAGCGACACAGTTGGATGCGCAAATTGAATGTCTAGTTTACCGATAGGTTTGTTGATAAGGCCTGTTATCTTCCTGAAGTATTTTACCGTGTTTGGAGCCTTGTCTTCGTATAGCTCAATTTCAATAATGTTATTTTTATTGATACCTAGAGTTTTTGCAGCTTTATTTTTTAAGACTTCAGCGGCATATGGGGGTTCCTGCTCAACTATAATTGCCTCATCAGATGTGTCTCCTGTTCTTTCCACTTTGATGCCTTCTGCCTTTAGTCTAGATTCGGCTTCTTTTTGTGTGAGTCCAAGAAGTGAGAGGCTTTGAGGAGAAGTTTTAACTGCGAGTTTATCTCCTTTTTTTAACATCTCGATTAGCTCAGACCCCGAAGTAATCATGCCACTAACTGAGTGATTAGGTGTTGTGATTCTTTCCTTTTTGTATATGTATACAGCTCCAGTGTTTTTCCCTTCAGTCCTAACTGATACTGCATTCTTCTTTCTTAGGTTAGAATTCTCATTTTCAACGTCAAATCCTTTCAATCCCTCTGAAAGGATATATGATTCAGTTACATCGTCGATGCCTATCTCGCCACTCTTAGTAAGTGAGAATATGTGCTCCATTGCCATTGGAGCATTTTGATTAAGTTCGATTAAAGCATGGGTAAATATCTTTTCCCCGCCCTTTAGATTATATGAAAGGTCTTTTATAGTTTCGAAGTCTTTTTCAACTGTAAAGACTTCAACAGGCTCAATTGATATTATCTCATCTCCCTCTTCTATCAATGGCAAAACATACCTGCCCTGAGTAATTTTTCCAAGGGGATTTTTGGTTCCATAAGATCCCTTCTGTATCTTTTTAGAGAGTACAAGGTATGTTGTATTGTTGTCAAACCCCGCAAGTGTGAAAAAAACGTCCCAAGGATTATAGGTTTGTTCTTCTTTTACAGGAGTTAGAGTTGTAGGAACTGAGCCTATTGCAATAAGAGTTGAAGTCTTCCATCTGACGTTCTTCTTTTCAAACTGTTTTGATATTTTCCTGAAGAGCTTTCCTTCGATAGAATCTTTAATCTTGATGACAAATGAGCCTTTGTTTGTTGTAACGAGAAATTCATCAAGGTAGGAGGACGTCTCAGTCTCCTTCTTGATTATCCCAATTGTAGTCCCTTTTTTGTAAGTAATATTATTATCTGAGAAAATTTCATTTAACGTTGCCCCATCTTTTGCCTGAATTTTATTGCCATCGATTTCAACCTGCATGATTATACCCTCATTAAGATGATGTCCCTGATATTCTGATCCTTTTTACCTTTGAACGCATCAAAGACTTCTCGCCTCTCCCTTCCTTTTGAGTTTCGGTATACAACTAGCCAGTAAGGAAGGTATACCTCTTCAGTTTTCCAGATTTTGGCATTGCCAAGAGTTTCCATCCCATTTGAAATGTCATTTTTTGAGATAAGTGATTCAATTACTTTTCCAGATATTTCCTTACTCTTAATGGATATATCCAGTTTTTTAAGTTTTTTATCCTCAAATCCCTTGACCAATTTAAATTTAATCTTTGGCTTGACACTGATGTTTCCGCCGTCCTGTTTATACGCAAGGAGCCCTCTTGCCTCAAGACTCGAGATTAAGGAATGTGTTTTTCTGGGGGTGAAACCAATATCTTTTTTTATCTCAGAGATTGTTGGATTTTCTCTGTCAATAAGATAATCCAAAAACCATTTTTCGTCCTTTTTAAGTTTGTAAATTTCAGAAAATCCTACAGTTCTGGAAATCTTTCCTTCCCAGATGACAAGCTCACCTGTAATGCCGTCAAAAAAGCATGACATGCTCTTGTAACTGCCCTTCTTTGGCATATAATCAAAAAGCACCATGACAAGTGGATAGTAGATAGGCACTACTTCTTGTATCTCCTCTGATTTAAGGGCTATCTTTTTCCGATTTTTAACTGCAATCTCTTTCATTGTGACATAGTCAATTTCACTGGATACCACAGGTGCTATTTTTATGCCCTTAAATGCAGCTTCTCTGCCCGGATCGTATTCAGTTTCGTATTCATCGACGAATTCAATTTCTTCCGAGAGATCTTCTTCCTCATCGATCATTGGTATATCAATTACAACGGGCTTTGGTTCAGGCTTCGGTTTTATTTCCTCTTTAACATCAAATTCACCGTCAAGTCTTAGCTCTTCTATGATCTCCTCAAATGAGAACTTGAACTTGTATTCTTGATTTACTATCTTCACCACTTCCTCCATTTCGGCAAGCGGTCTCTTCTGCCTATACTTCTCAAGGATAAGATTCTTAATATTTGTCTTCATTAGCTCTGGATCGATATCAAGCATGGGCTGCCTTTCCCTTCCCTCATGCTGACTTATCCTTGGCCTTACTGAGAGCAAAAAAGCCCTGGATGTCGACTCTTCCTTGTCTCCAATTATTGCACTCCCTATGGGTAGAGACCTTATGAATCTAAAATCAGAAAGTTTATTTGGGATTTCAGAGGGCATCCTCTGTAGGACTGCCTTGATATCGTCTTGGTAAACTAGTTTATGGCAGATGAGAAGGTCTACCTGGGACAATATTCTCGAATCGATTGCCGATGGCTGCTGTGTGGCAAGAACTATGGAGCATCCTGGCTGCCTTCCCTGTCTGACATACTCTATCAAGCTATCTGTTGCTGCTGTGGCCTTTCCTCCTCTCGGCACAAGTATGTGGGCCTCATCTATCATAAGCCACGTTACGGGCACGTTTCCAATGATATTAATGTCTCCCATAGCTTCCTGTCTTGCGATAACTTTTCTACTGTTCAAGATGTTCCTTGAAAGGAGCCCCACCACAAGTGCTCGGACATTGTCCTCTAGAAAGCTGACATCAATGACTGAAACTTGCCCCCTTTTTGACAGGTCATTTAGCTTTGTTCCATTCTTGTCAAATATCCCCCACTGGATAGCACCTGTAAGTCTTGCATTTAACGCCCTTCTTGTGTTCTCCTTGAATCCTCCGCCTCTTGAAGATATGCTTTCATCGTTTTCGATAGTCTTTATCAAATCTTCAATGTCATATTCATCGCCAAGTCCGGCTACATGCTTTTCATCAATTGTTGTGTATCCAGACTTTGTTTTATCTATGACTCGCTCAATTAAGAGGCCCATAGTGTCAAATCGCTCAATATCAAAGGTAAGACACCAATCATCAACTCGGAGTTCTGAAGGTTTGATTTTAAAGACATCATCCCACGTCTCTTTTGGCGCCTTGTGGACGTAACCTACTGGAATAAAGACCTTAACATTCTTAATGCCTGTAGGCTTTAATCCCCAGCGCTCAAGCAGATCAGCCTCGCTTGCAGTTTTGTTTTTTTGCTTCATGCTCCAGAAGATCCCCATCGGATCGATAATCATTATACCAACGGCATCATTTTTCATGGCCATCTCTTCAACAATGACGCCAAGAGTATAGGACTTACCGCTTCCTCTCATCCCACAGATGAATATTGCATGCGGGCTAATGCTGTCAAGAAGGACTTTTTTGTTGAAATAGTTCTCCCACTGCCTAGTAGTTTCATTTACCTTTCCGACATAGAGTGCAGCTTTGCTTTTATATTTCTCAAATGTGCTTTTTTTCCTACCTACATATACCCCTTCTAAATCAGAAAGGAGTTCCAGGTTTTCCTCAATATCAATCATGTTCACTAAAAAGATATAAAAAGTCCTATAATTAAAACCTTTTCGGATTAAATGGAAGCAATTTCTAGGATTAAGACAGCTCATGGAGACATCAAAACACCTGCGCTCCTCCCTGTCTGCGCACTTACCTATGGCGTCTGGGACGTTTTTATTGAAGAGAGAGTCATTCCCCCCTGGAAACTTTCTGAGGCCACACTTTTCTCTTTAGAGTATGTGAGAAACACAAAATATGAGGAAAAGGTCGTAAACGGGTTTCACAGGCTGTTTAAAGAAAAAAAGCCGATATTTGTTGATTCGGGCGGATTTCAATCAATGAAGAAAGGAATTGAGAGGGATCCTATTGATGTGCTTAGATTTCAGGAAAAGCTCAAAGCAGATGTTGCTGCAACATTTGATTATCCTGTGCCACTGAATGTTGAAAGGGCAGAGTATATGCAGATGCTTCAGAAGAGTATTGACAGTGCGAATCTAACCCTTCAAAATAAAGAGAGAGAAGAGATGCTCCTATATTCATGTGTGCACGGATTTTCTAAAGAAGAGGTCGACTGGTACTTTTCAAAGCTTCGTGGTGGTTTTGACGGCTATGCGATGGGATCACTTGTCCCAAGAAAAAATGACTATAAGACCCTTATTGAGATTATCCATAGGGCCAAAATGCACGCTCATGAGCGAGAAAAGCCTCTCCATATTTTTGGGGTCACTGGGTTTCCAATGTTATATGCCTTGAGTTATATGGGTGTTGAGACCATGGATTCGTGGACATACCTTGTTGCATCAATTTACAAGGAATACATACATCCAGAAACTTTAAAGAGAGTCAGGATGAGAAAAACTGGGAGTATCCCTGAATGCGATTGCTTTATCTGCAAGGAGCTTGGGATGGAAGATTTTTTGGGAGCTACAAGTGTTCCCCAGGCTTATCTTGCAATTCATAATTTGAATATCTTCATGCGTGAGATGAAACTGATAAAAGAGCACATGGATGAGAACAGCTTTGAAGAGCTAGTTCAACGTAAAAGTAAACAAAACATTCGAATAAAAAAAGTTTATGATTATGCTAAAGAACATATGAAAAACAATGTCTTATAGCATAGCATAAAATATCTAGAAACAGGTTAGGAATACCTGACGTGATAAAAGATAAACTATTTGACGAAGGGGTTAGCTACGCTAAAAATAAAGTGTTGGGCCTAGGTCTTTACATTATTAAAACGACAATTGAGAGATATTGGGGGCAAAACCACATTTTAGAATAATGCCCCCAAAGGCTCTATTTTTTTGAAATTGAAAAGTTTTTAAAAAATAGTTAGTTCTATATTTATTAACTACTAAAATTTAATTAAACCTATACTTATTCTTTTATTGCATAGTTTTACTCAATATAAAATTTATCAAAATAATAGAAAGAAAAATAAATATGTTTATCCTATAATTAATGGTAAATTATTAGATAATTTGCCCCAAAGAGGGAATAATGAGAAAGATAAATAAAAGATTTAAGATTTGTGGATCTCGTATTTTA encodes the following:
- a CDS encoding 2-oxoacid:acceptor oxidoreductase family protein; protein product: MKAGIRISGFGGQGIILSGVIVGKAAVFEGFNAVQTQSYGPEARGGSTRSEVVVSDEEIDYPKVESASVSIIMSQEAFFKYASRTKREGIIIYDPELIPDHNIEGDFKLAEVNATRIASELGTKIVANIVMLGAFNEICNLISKDAMMESIKDSVPKMLDLNINAFETGMRKVKLLK
- a CDS encoding 2-oxoacid:ferredoxin oxidoreductase subunit beta, with product MLPTIFCTGCGIGSVMNFSLRAIHDLNIDMNKTVFVSGIGCSSRVPGYIYSDGLHSLHGRAIPYATGVKLANPELKVIVFTGDGDCGAIGGNHFLHAIRRNVDITVISINNFIYGMTGGQVAPTTPLKSKTTTTPYGNIEYPIDLSMMAKVIGAPYVARWTTAHPVQCISSIKKALQKTGFSFVEVLSPCPTSYGRLNKMGTTLDMTKHFKESTINIKIYEKMLAEGKTTDKMVIGELVDIEKEDFNTKYNKFCGELK
- a CDS encoding 2-oxoacid:acceptor oxidoreductase subunit alpha, translating into MTNDVIRLLGKKNLFIQGDEAAVYGALIADCRFFAGYPITPATEVAEGMALWMPRLGGVYVQMEDEIASIAAVIGASCTGVKSMTATSGPGFSLMQECIGYACMAEIPCVIVNVQRGGPSTGQPTEAAQGDVMQAMWGTHGDHQLIALAPKSVQETLDLTIEAFNLSEDYRVPVILLLDAEIGHMREKVVLPEITKVKVDERVPATIGPDKYRPYRTGFTRSSKVPEFAPFGSGYRTYVTGLTHDKRGFPVTTSADVHEELVRRLIEKVEDDMDIIWYHEDHFLEDAEIIVISYGTTSRPAASAVKKARKNGIKVGHIRLITIWPFHYQKMKELLRNAHTIIVPEMNLGQMIHPIREAVGKDIRVISAPKIGGAIHTPYEILKFIEEEE
- a CDS encoding 4Fe-4S binding protein; the protein is MIHVNTNYCKGCLLCVEYCPKKVYVKSEKLSKKGVFPPEVKFPENCIRCHLCELMCPDFAIIVEDKNDK
- the hmgA gene encoding hydroxymethylglutaryl-CoA reductase (NADPH), with the translated sequence MEKEEILNKVLSGEIKIYQIEKFTKTPKEAVEIRREAIQKIKNVTLDYIGRYSLDPDNLFGKNIENMIGAVQVPMGVIGPLRVNGNYAKGDFYVPMATSEGALLASTNRGASVITASGGAITTIFRNGMTRAPVIRLASSRDYYKITEFIDNNFDKIKKEAEKDSRFRKLQKIIPYLVGRNLFLRFVYDTGDSMGMNGVTIGTDAALKMIEDKFPEVKCVSLSGNLCTDKKSSAINLIEGRGKSITAEVVIPLEIVQDKLKTDASTLIDVNYRKNLLGSAQAGSYGFNSHFANMIAAIFLATGQDIAQVVEGSQGFTTVEEDKKGVYFAVTLPSLEVATVGGGTKIETQKEALNILGISGGGKNSGDNSKAFSEICAATVLAGEISLLGALSARHLAKAHIEYGR
- a CDS encoding Zn-ribbon domain-containing OB-fold protein, encoding MDVPRHWREQVRRYRLVGSKCKDCKILSFPYRVVCPKCRSRNSENYQFIGRGKIVSFTNINSPPKEHKYNLPFAVALIELMEGPIITAQITDARAEELEIGMEVEMVTRKIMEYNDNGIICYGYKFRPIVEYAHP
- a CDS encoding thiolase domain-containing protein, translating into MDDNVAVIGVGLGKVGEHWEKSLRDLAIESIWMAFEDSGIDKVDALYVGNMSSGPFIEQEHLGALIADFAGLGPIPAVKVEAACGSGGAAFIEGYMGVKSGMYDYVLVTGVEKMTDVLPSKTTSILANASDRDYEAFHGVSFVALNALVMRRYMHEFNVKREELSIFPVISHKNAPFSKHAMYRKEISLEAVINSPTIADPLTLMDCAPICDGAASVILCSEKKAREFTDTPIIVSGLGLATDTLGVHDRKYMTTLSAAVNASKKAYKMAGVTPKDIDIAEIHDAFSIMSALSLEDMGFAKKGQGTKMALEGQNYIGGELPINLYGGLKARGHPVGATGVYQIGELVYSLRGDGRVDAERGLAENIGGSGATISVCVLERGD
- a CDS encoding hydroxymethylglutaryl-CoA synthase, translating into MKPSKSVGIVGYGAYVPKYRIQNTEIARVWGNDPNLVPIREKSVPGADEDSVTIAIEIARNALMRAEIDPQDLKAVWVGTESKPYAVKPTSTIVAEAIAATPLVNAADWEFACKAGSETVQACIAYVGSDMAKYALGIGVDTAQGAPSDALEYTAAAGGAGYIIGSAKESLAVIDGSLSYVTDTPDFWRRQHEHYPKHGNRFTGEPSYFKHVISCSKALMEELGTKPDDYDYAIFHQPNRKFPLQAAKILGFPKEKVLDGLISPYIGNTYAGSALLGLAAVLDTAKAGDKIFCTSYGSGAGSDSFSLEVTDKLADRKVKAPSVKSYIERREEIDYAHYARYRKKIRM
- a CDS encoding methanogenesis marker 3 protein, with the protein product MQVEIDGNKIQAKDGATLNEIFSDNNITYKKGTTIGIIKKETETSSYLDEFLVTTNKGSFVIKIKDSIEGKLFRKISKQFEKKNVRWKTSTLIAIGSVPTTLTPVKEEQTYNPWDVFFTLAGFDNNTTYLVLSKKIQKGSYGTKNPLGKITQGRYVLPLIEEGDEIISIEPVEVFTVEKDFETIKDLSYNLKGGEKIFTHALIELNQNAPMAMEHIFSLTKSGEIGIDDVTESYILSEGLKGFDVENENSNLRKKNAVSVRTEGKNTGAVYIYKKERITTPNHSVSGMITSGSELIEMLKKGDKLAVKTSPQSLSLLGLTQKEAESRLKAEGIKVERTGDTSDEAIIVEQEPPYAAEVLKNKAAKTLGINKNNIIEIELYEDKAPNTVKYFRKITGLINKPIGKLDIQFAHPTVSLVAFEGGTVEAGGLTPENTPTGLSNRGDVGVTNMSRQHKGLIGVRLKEDKAYGPTGEEFDGTNLIGKIDLDKIKIDLNKEKSIYIKEIIK